The genomic segment TGGGTTTGTCTACAGGAAAGGGACGCATCATGGAACGACGGCGGGTCGTCGTCACAGGCATGGGGTTGGTCTGCCCGTGTGGGAACAGTGTACAAGAAGCATGGACAAATATTGCGGCAGGGCGTTCCGGCGTTGCGCCGATCACGCGCTTTGACGCTTCGGAACTTGAAGTGAACTTTGCCGCTGAAGTGAAAGGCTTTGATGGCAAAGCGACCTTTGGGCATCGTGAGGCGCGACGGATGGATCGGGCGACGCAATTTGCCGTTGCCGCCACCCAAGAGGCGATGCGCCATGCCAAGTTGGACATGAGCCAAGAAGACCCCTGGGAAGTGGGCTGTCTGATTGGGACAGGAATCGGGGGAATTGAGACGCTGCTTGAGCAATCGCGTGTCTCGCTGGAACGCGGCTATCGTGTCGTCAGCCCGCTGCTCATCCCGATGATGATTCCCGATAACCCCACCGGGCGGACGGCGATTGAATTCAACCTGCGCGGTCCGAATATGTCGATTTCCACCGCCTGCGCTACGGGGAACAATGCCATTGGCGAGGCGGCGGAGATCATTCGCCGCTGTTCGGCAGATGTCATGATCGCCGGCAGTACGGAGGCGGCTATTGTGCCGTTGGCGCTGGCAGCCTTCGCCAATATGGGGGCGCTCTCACACCGCAATGACGATCCAACCACCGCCTCGCGCCCTTTTGATGCCACACGAGACGGCTTTGTCATGGGGGAAGGCTGTGGGATTCTGATTCTAGAGGCGCTGGAACATGCCCTTGCACGCGGCGCGACGATCTACGGGGAAATCTTGGGGTATGGGAATACCGATGATGCCCATCATGTCACCGCCCCGCTGGAAAATGGCGAGGGGGCGCGGGTTGCCATGCAAAAAGCGATCCGCAGTGCCGGACTTCGCCCAGAGCAGATTGATTACGTAAACGCGCACGGCACGGGGACACCGCTCAACGATTCCGCCGAAACCCGCGCCATGAAAGACATTTGGGGTGAGAAAGCGGCGCATCTGAAGATCAGTTCGATCAAAGGGGCGACGGGGCATTTGCTTGGCGCGGCGGGCAGCCTTGAGGCAATCATCAGTCTGCTGACGATGCATCACAGCTACATCCCACCGACGATCAACCTGCATACGCCCGATCCGGTCTGCGATCTCGATTACACGCCGAATGTGGGAATTGACCATGCGGTGCACACCGTCATGAGCAGTTCATTTGGGTTTGGCGGTCATAACGCTGTTTTGGTGATGGGGAAATACACTGCGAATGGACACCCCGCGTAAGCGAACGAACGAACGGCAGAACGGGAATGGGACTTACGGCGGGGCAGCCACAAATGATGCCTCCGCTCCTCGCCCAACTGGACGGATGGCTCTTTCTACGA from the Anaerolineales bacterium genome contains:
- the fabF gene encoding beta-ketoacyl-ACP synthase II, with the translated sequence MERRRVVVTGMGLVCPCGNSVQEAWTNIAAGRSGVAPITRFDASELEVNFAAEVKGFDGKATFGHREARRMDRATQFAVAATQEAMRHAKLDMSQEDPWEVGCLIGTGIGGIETLLEQSRVSLERGYRVVSPLLIPMMIPDNPTGRTAIEFNLRGPNMSISTACATGNNAIGEAAEIIRRCSADVMIAGSTEAAIVPLALAAFANMGALSHRNDDPTTASRPFDATRDGFVMGEGCGILILEALEHALARGATIYGEILGYGNTDDAHHVTAPLENGEGARVAMQKAIRSAGLRPEQIDYVNAHGTGTPLNDSAETRAMKDIWGEKAAHLKISSIKGATGHLLGAAGSLEAIISLLTMHHSYIPPTINLHTPDPVCDLDYTPNVGIDHAVHTVMSSSFGFGGHNAVLVMGKYTANGHPA